Proteins from one Pithys albifrons albifrons isolate INPA30051 chromosome 2, PitAlb_v1, whole genome shotgun sequence genomic window:
- the GJA1 gene encoding gap junction alpha-1 protein yields the protein MGDWSALGKLLDKVQAYSTAGGKVWLSVLFIFRILLLGTAVESAWGDEQSAFRCNTQQPGCENVCYDKSFPISHVRFWVLQIIFVSVPTLLYLAHVFYVMRKEEKLNKREEELKVVANDGVNVDMHLKQIEIKKFKYGIEEHGKVKMRGGLLRTYIISILFKSVFEVAFLLIQWYIYGFSLNAIYTCERDPCPHRVDCFLSRPTEKTIFILFMLVVSLVSLALNIIELFYVFFKGVKDRVKGKTDPYSHSGAISPSKDCGSPKYAYYNGCSSPTAPLSPMSPPGYKLVTGDRNNSSCRNYNKQASEQNWANYSAEQNRMGQAGSTISNSHAQPFDFSDDHQNTKKLASGHELQPLTIVDQRPPSRASSRASSRPRPDDLEI from the coding sequence ATGGGTGATTGGAGTGCCTTAGGAAAACTTCTTGACAAGGTTCAAGCCTATTCTACTGCAGGAGGGAAAGTGTGGCTCTCTGTCCTCTTCATTTTCCGAATCTTGCTGTTAGGGACAGCAGTCGAATCTGCTTGGGGAGATGAACAGTCTGCTTTCCGGTGTAACACTCAACAGCCTGGTTGCGAGAATGTCTGCTATGACAAgtccttccccatctcccatGTACGCTTTTGGGTGCTGCAGATCATATTTGTGTCTGTACCTACCCTTTTGTACCTGGCACACGTGTTCTATGTAATGAGGAAAGAAGAGAAGCTGaacaaaagagaagaagagCTCAAGGTGGTCGCAAATGATGGCGTGAATGTGGATATGCACCTCAAACAAATAGAAATTAAGAAATTCAAGTATGGGATCGAAGAGCATGGCAAAGTAAAGATGCGTGGTGGACTGCTCCGTACTTACATCATCAGCATCCTGTTTAAATCTGTCTTTGAGGTGGCTTTCTTGCTGATACAGTGGTACATATATGGGTTTAGTTTGAATGCCATCTACACCTGTGAACGAGATCCGTGCCCACACAGAGTGGACTGCTTTCTCTCCCGTCCAACTGAAAAAACCATCTTCATCCTCTTCATGCTGGTGGTGTCCTTGGTGTCTCTTGCATTGAACATCATTGAGCTTTTCTACGTGTTCTTCAAGGGTGTAAAGGATCGTGTGAAAGGGAAAACCGATCCCTACTCCCACAGCGGTGCCATAAGCCCTTCCAAGGACTGTGGCTCCCCCAAATATGCTTATTACAACGGCTGCTCCTCACCGACCGCCCCTTTGTCTCCCATGTCTCCCCCAGGGTACAAGCTTGTTACCGGAGACAGGAACAATTCCTCCTGTCGTAACTACAATAAGCAAGCCAGCGAGCAAAACTGGGCCAACTacagtgcagagcagaacagaatGGGGCAGGCTGGCAGCACCATCTCCAACTCGCATGCCCAGCCCTTCGACTTCTCCGATGACCACCAGAACACTAAAAAACTGGCATCGGGACATGAGCTGCAGCCCCTTACCATTGTGGATCAGAGgcctcccagcagagccagcagccgCGCCAGCAGCAGACCTCGACCTGATGACCTGGAGATCTAG